A single region of the Myripristis murdjan chromosome 3, fMyrMur1.1, whole genome shotgun sequence genome encodes:
- the LOC115356984 gene encoding CD82 antigen-like, protein MGKGCITATKYFLFLFNLLYFLFGAILMGFGLWILLDNQSFLIVLKDSMALKVACYILIGVGAFSMLLSFLGCLGAIYEIRCLLGLYFTCLLLILIAQIAAGALIYLQKEMVNEEMSKIVTKVIENFYGNDTATEKAWNFVQMTMECCGWDGRADWSGNMVIVNSSQLLFPCSCQNRSDVTANYSHTGFCEASTPDWPVYDVGCSSKVESWLLTNIGIVLGICLGVAVIELLGMILSICLCRNVHTEEYTKVPKY, encoded by the exons ATGGGGAAAGGCTGCATCACAGCGACCAAGTacttcctgttcctcttcaACCTCCTCTACTTT CTGTTCGGGGCCATCCTCATGGGCTTTGGACTGTGGATCCTTCTGGACAATCAGAGCTTCCTCATCGTCCTGA AGGACTCCATGGCTCTTAAGGTGGCCTGCTACATCCTGATTGGAGTGGGGGCTTTCTCCATGCTCTTGAGCTTCCTGGGTTGCTTGGGGGCCATTTATGAGATCCGCTGTCTGCTGGGCCTG tACTTCACCTGCCTCCTCTTGATCCTCATTGCTCAGATAGCAGCTGGTGCTCTTATCTACCTCCAGAAAGAGATG GTGAACGAAGAGATGTCAAAGATTGTTACCAAGGTGATAGAGAACTTCTACGGCAACGATACAGCCACAGAAAAGGCCTGGAACTTCGTGCAGATGACG ATGGAGTGCTGTGGTTGGGATGGTCGTGCGGACTGGAGCGGTAACATGGTCATCGTCAACAGCTCTCAGCTGCTGTTTCCCTGCTCCTGCCAGAACAGATCTGATGTCACTGCAAACTATTCCCACACCGGCTTTTGTGAGGCCTCGACACCCGACTGGCCCGTATACGATGTG GGTTGTTCGAGCAAAGTGGAGAGCTGGCTCCTCACCAACATCGGGATCGTGCTGGGCATCTGCCTCGGAGTGGCTGTAATTGAG CTGCTGGGGATGATCCTGTCCATCTGCCTGTGCAGGAACGTACACACAGAGGAGTACACCAAAGTGCCAAAGTACTAA